The sequence GTTCACGAATGCCTCCGTGACGTCGTCGCCTGAGGCGGTCAGAACGCGTGCCGTTCCGGCCAGGACGGCCGCGCCGCCACCGGCTGCCGGGACGATCTCGGCGGCGGGACGGGGCACCGTCAGCCCGCCCGATACCTCCGGGCAGAACGGGACTAGCCGTCCCTCGGACCGCCAGCGCGCGAATAGGTCGTCGGCCACTGGCTTGGCCGCGCCGTCGTAGCGGACGGGCCGGCCGAGCAGGCACGCGCTAACGAGGATCCGCTCCATCCGTCCAGCGTAGGCGTCGACACGAACGCGCCGTCCGGCACCTGAGGGAGGAGGCGCGTAGGTGGCCGCGCTGCCCCTGCCCGGGGCGGGCGACGCGGAGGGGACTGGAATGCGGGGGCGGCCGGGCAGATGACGCGGAGTTGATCAACTGTCATCTGTCAGTAACATAAACATAACAATCACGATCTTCTCCGCGAACCGCAAGATGCGCCCCGAATCACCGCGATACGGTCCGATCCCATTCGGGGTGAGGGTCCGCGGGGGTCAAGATGGGAACAGGTCGCCGGGGCCGCGGCCAGTCGGTTCGCGCCAAGATGTTCCTTCTGCTGTTCCCGCCGCTCACCGCGCTCGTCCTGCTCTGGGGATTCGTCGCCGCGACGGCGCTCACCGACAGCCTCCGCCAGACGCGGGCGAAGACGTTCACGACCAACGTCGCCGAACCCACCGACACGCTGATCGCCGCGTTGCAGGACGAGCGCCGCATGTCCCTGTCGTCGCTCGGCGACGACGCGACGATCGGCCG comes from Actinomadura rubteroloni and encodes:
- a CDS encoding DUF523 domain-containing protein — protein: MERILVSACLLGRPVRYDGAAKPVADDLFARWRSEGRLVPFCPEVSGGLTVPRPAAEIVPAAGGGAAVLAGTARVLTASGDDVTEAFVNGARLALDCARRAGARIALLKEGSPSCGVHRIHDGTFQGRSLPGEGITAALLAQAGLRVFTESELPSLASFLDSPAP